One window of Magallana gigas chromosome 2, xbMagGiga1.1, whole genome shotgun sequence genomic DNA carries:
- the LOC105325272 gene encoding lysosomal thioesterase PPT2-A, whose product MLAPFLLAVSFICVSCYRPVVLVHGMFGSALSEFGKTFENWIKSEHNGTIIYAIRMFEKLCSLRPMWYQIGKINEQVREIMRGHPEGVHFVCYSQGGLLCRGIVSSMNHNVHNFISLSSPQAGQYGIPRKWDRYMPANCIKTNIYKFFYTHFVQNHLSVANYWNDPHHQTLYRNYSVFLSHLDGSTPSPNMSEYKRNFLKLRRLVLIGGPDDDVVTPWQSSHFSFYDENENVVEMKKQKFFQDDSFGLQTLYNKKRVDIHTFPGVVHRKWYANRTVFNSAILPYLT is encoded by the exons ATGCTTGCACCATTTCTTTTAGCTGTATCCTTTATCTGCGTTTCCTGTTACAGGCCGGTAGTCTTGGTCCATGGGATGTTTGGATCTGCTCTCAGTGAATTCGGAAAAACTTTCGAAAACTGGATTAAAAGT gaACATAATGGCACTATAATCTATGCTATTCGAATGTTTGAGAAGCTGTGCAGCCTACGTCCAATGTGGTACCAGATAGGAAAAATCAATGAACAAGTACGGGAAATCATGAGGGGACACCCAGAAGGGGTCCACTTTGTTTGCTATTCGCAAG GAGGCTTGCTGTGTCGTGGAATCGTTTCCTCAATGAATCACAACGTACACAACTTTATTTCCTTGTCTTCACCCCAGGCAGGACAGTACGGAA TTCCAAGAAAATGGGATAGATACATGCCAGCGAACTGTATAAAAACTAACATCTATAA GtttttttatacacattttGTCCAAAATCATCTGTCCGTTGCAAATTATTGGAATG ATCCGCATCACCAAACTCTGTATCGAAACTATTCTGTGTTCCTCTCACATCTTGACGGATCCACGCCTTCGCCAAATATGAGTG AGTACAAgaggaattttttaaaactccgTCGACTAGTTCTGATTGGAGGCCCGGATGATGATGTTGTCACGCCTTGGCAATCAAG TCATTTTAGTTTTTACGACGAAAATGAAAATGTCGTAGAAATGAAGAAACAAAAG TTCTTCCAGGATGACAGTTTTGGACTGCAAACGCTCTATAATAAGAAAAGGGTCGATATTCATACCTTCCCAGGAGTTGTACACAGAAAATGGTATGCCAACCGAACAGTTTTCAACTCTGCAATTCTTCCTTATCTGACATAA